The sequence CCTGGTGGCCCTGGCCATCCGGCACGGGATCACCGCCGCAGAACTGCGGGACTCGATCTACATCCACCCCTCCGCCACGGAGGCCCTCAACGAGGTACTCGGCGGACTCGTCCCGGCGGAGTAGCCAGAGGTTGGCCAGAGGGATAGCCCTCGAGGCCGCCACCGCTCTCCGGGAGGACCCCGAGTCATCCCTGAGGATGACCCTGATTGGCCACGGAACGGGCCCGTCGGTGGATTCACTGCGGCGGTGAAACCGGTTGAGTGGGTGGCATGGATACCAGTACGGACGTCATCGCCTCCACCACCCCTACTTCCTCCGGCACGCCCTCGACCGCCATCTCGGCCCGCGGCCTCGTCAAGACCTACGGCAAGGGTGAGGCTGTGGTCCACGCCCTCGCCGGCGTGGACGTGGACTTCGCCGAAGGCCGCTTCACCGCCATCATGGGCCCCTCCGGCTCCGGCAAGTCCACCCTCATGCACTGCCTCGCCGGCCTGGACACCGCGGACTCCGGCTCCATTGTGCTCGGAGGCCAGGAGATCACCGGCCTGAACGACACCGAGCTGACCCGGTTGCGCCGTGACCGGATCGGTTTCGTCTTCCAGGCTTTCAACCTGGTCCCCACCCTGACGGCCGAGCAGAACATCGTGCTGCCCCTGGACCTCGCCGGCAAGCCGGTGGACCAGGCTTGGATGGCCGACGTCGTGGGGATCCTCGGCCTGACGGACCGCCTCAAGCACAAGCCCCACCAGCTCTCCGGCGGCCAGCAGCAGCGCGTGGCCGTGGCCCGGGCCCTGCTGACCCGCCCGGACGTGGTGTTCGGCGACGAGCCGACCGGCAACCTCGACTCCGCCACCGGCGCCGAGGTGCTCTCCCTGCTGCGCCGCTCCTCCCGCGAGATGGGCCAGACCATCATCATGGTCACCCACGATCCGGCCGCCGCCGCCTACGCCGACCGCGTGGTCCTGCTGGCGGACGGCCAGCTCGCCGGCGAGATCACGGACCCCACCCCGGACAACGTGCTGGCCTCACTCGCGAAGCTGGGGGTGGCCTGAGCCATGCTGAAGCTCGCCCTGTCCCAACTGAGGGACCAGCCGCGCCGCTACATCTCGGTGCTGCTGGCCATTACCATCGGCGTGACGTTCCTGGCCTCCGCCCTGCTCGTGGGCTCCTCCTCCACGGCCAGCCTGCGCAACTCCATCGGTGCCACCTACTCCAAGGCCGACCTGGTGGTCGGCCCGTCCTCCGGTTCCGGTGACACCTTCGGCGCCATGACCTCGATGGCCGAGGTGGCCGGCACCTCCTCCGAGCCCGGCCCCCTGCAGGACGTGGAGGACGTGAAGGACGCCTACGCCCATGTGGTCACCACGGTGGGCGTCCAGCGCCCCGCCGACGCCCAGGGCGAGGGCACCTGGAGCCCCGACTCCGACTTCGCCCTGGCCTCCACCGTCCCCGAGGACACCTCCCTGGTGGCCGAGCCGCTCACGGCCGGCGAGTACCCGGCCGCCGGCTCCACCACCGAGATCGCCCTGGATGAGCGCACCGCCGAGAACTTCGGGCTCGACGTCGGCTCCTCCACCTTCCTGATGTCCGGCATGTCCGCTGACGCGGCCGGCCGCAAGGTCACTGTGTCCGGGCTGACCGAGGTCTCGCAGGACCCCAATGCGATCGGCGCGATCCAGCTGAAGGTGGACGACGCGCTGGCCGAGGCCCTGAAGCTCGACGCCGCCCAGGCGATGACCACCAGTGCCGGTGCCGCTGCCGGCGAGGAGGCGGTCGACCTGGATGAGGTCCTCGGTCAGGACTACGCCGAGTACGTCCTGATCAGCCTCGAGGAGGGGGCCGACCTGGCCGCAGTCCAGACTGCCCTGCAGGAGTTCGCCGAGACCGAGGGGATGGAGGTCACGGTCGCCACCCCGGATGTGCAGGCCCAGGAGCAGGTCGCTCAGATGACCGGTTCCAACGTCTTCGTGTGGGTGCTCGGTGCCTTCGCCGTGATCGCCCTGCTCGTCACCGCGCTGGTCATCTCCAACACCTTCTCCGTGCTGGTGGCCCAGCGGTCCCGCGACCTGGCCCTGCAGCGGGCCCTGGGCGCCTCCCGCCGGCAGGTGCGCGGATCCGTGCTGGTCGAGGCCGGCGTCATCGGCATCCTCGGTGCGATCATCGGTTCGGCCCTGGCCAGCGGCATCGTGGCGGCCCTCGTCCTCTGGGGATCCACGAACGAGGGCTTCGGCTTCTTGACCTTCGAGGCCAACCTCCGCGACCTGATCGCCTGTGTGGCCGTGGGCATGGTCATGACGATCATCGCCTCGATGTCCGCCGCCCTGGCGGCCACGCGCGTCTCCCCGCTGGAGGCCATGCGCCCCCGCGAGGACGCCGCCGTCGGCAACCGGGCCGGTGTGCTGCGCCTGGTCTTCGGCACTCTGTTCCTCGCGGCCGGCGTGGCCGGGCTGGTCTGGGGCGCAGCAGAGGCCGACCTCGCGATCGCCGTGGCTGGCGGCGCACTGTCCTTCGTGGGCGTGCTCATGCTCGCCGTGCTGTTCGTGCCCGCGGTCGTCTCCGTGGCCGGACTGGCGGCCCGCCCTGCCGGAGTGCCCGGCCGGATGGCCCGCCTCAACGCCACCCGCAATCCGGGCCGGACCGCCTCCACGGCCGCGGCCCTGCTGATCGGCACCACCCTGGTGGCCATGATGCTCACGGGCGGGCGCACCGCCCAGCAGCAGATGGACACCATCTTCGCCGCGGAGTTCCCCGTGGACCTGCAGGTGGAGCTCATGCCCGGCAACGGCACCGAATCCGCCCTGGACGCCGCCTCACAGTCCGGTGACGGTTCCGCTGCCGGGCCTGGCGAGGGGTCCGCCGCGGCCGGCGTCGCGGGCCTGAGTGCCGCCGAGGCCCAGACGGCCCGGGACGACGTGGCGCAGGTGGAGGGGATCGACTCCGCAGCCCTGCTGCTGCCGGCCGGTGTGACCGAGCCGGCAGCAGGCGACGCTTCGGCTTCGGGCGGCGGCTCCGACTCCGGCACGCCCGTCTACGCCGCCGATCCCGCGGAACTGCGGTCCGTCGTCTCCGGCCTGCCCCAAGGCGCGGGCGCCGACCGGCTCGGCGAACCCGGGACCATCCTGATGCCCAACACCGTCGAAACTGACACCGTGACCGTCACCGGCACCAGCGGTTCCCTCGAACTCGAGGTCATCCAGAGCGCCTCTTCCGCCGTGCGGCCCGTGATCACCCTCGAGGATGCGCGGTCGATCGGACTGGCGGACAACGCCGGCAGCAGTGCCGGGCAGGGAGCCGGGGACGGCGCAGGAGCGGGCAATGCTGCTGCTGCAGCCGTGGCCGTCACGGCACCGCAGCTCTGGCTCAACGCCTCGGACACCGTCTCCATGGACGGCCTGCAGGAGCTGAACACCGGCATCGCCCAGGCGGCCGGGGTGTCCCAGGACAAGATCTCCGGGGATCTCAGCATCCGTCTGATGTTCTCCGTGGTGATTGACGGCATGCTCATGGTGGTCACGGCCCTGCTCGCCGTGTCGGTGCTGATCGCCCTGATCGGCGTGGCCAACACCCTGTCCCTGTCCGCCATCGAGCGCTCACGGGAGAACTCGCTGATGCGGGCCCTGGGCCTGACCCGGCGCGGGCTCCGCGGCATGCTGGCCCTGGAGGCCGTGTTGATCTCGGGGGTGGCGGCACTGATCGGCTGCGCCCTGGGGACCGTCTACGGCGGCCTGGGCGCCCACACGGTCTTCGGGCCGATGGCGGCCGGAATCGGTCAGTCGATCGTCTGGCCGGTGGTCCCCTGGTGGGAGTTGGCCGTGATCGTGGGGGTGTCTGTGCTGGCCGGACTGCTCGCCTCGGTGGCACCCTCGCAACGGGCGGCCAAGTTGGCCCCGGTCCAGGGGCTCGCCCTGGCCTGATCCGGGCTGGTTCCACCTTCCACAAGGAACCGAGAGGCGGACGTGATGGCCGCCGGGGACGCACCCTGGCGGTCATCACTCTGGCATGATGGGCCCGATGTTGGCGCTCGCCTCCGCCGTGGTCTACGGCCTGGTCGATTACGCCGGCGGGATCCTGTCCCGCCGGCTCCACTACGCCTTCGTCGCCTGGGTGGGCCAGGTGGGCGGACTGCTCTTCGCGCTGCTGGCCGCGATGGCAGTCCCCTCCGAACATGTCGGTCTCATCGATCTGGGGTTCGGTGCACTCTCCGGGGTCGGCAGCGCCGTCACCATGCTGTACCTGAACCGCGCACTGGCCCGCGGGGACATGAGCGTGGTCCTGCCCATCAGCGCCGTCACCGGCGTGGCCCTGTCCGTGCTGTGCGGGGTCTGGTTCCTCGCGGAGCAGCCCACGCCGGCGGCTTGGGTAGGCATCGCGATGATGTTGCCGGCCTTGTGGCTCGTCTCCAGTGGCAGGAGGGGACTCCACGGCTCGTCGGCGATCCGGGACGGCCTCATCGCCAGCGTTGGCGTGGCGGTCCAATATATCGGGCTGGGCCTGGCCACGGACGGCAGCGGGCTCTGGGCTGTGGTCGCCGGCCGTGCGGCCGCAGTCCTGGTCCTCGCCCCGGTGTTCGCCACCGCCCGGAACGCCTGGCCAGTCAGCCGGACAGACATTGCCAAGGCCCTGGCCATCGGTGCTGGTGCCGCACTCGGACTCGCCTTGTATTTGCTGGCCACGCGGCAGCAACTGCTGGCCATCGCCGTCGCCCTGGCATCGCTCTACCCGGTGATCCCGGTCCTGCTCGGGGTCTTCGTCTTGCATGAACATGTCACCCACCGGCGGGTCATCGGTCTGGTGGCCGCCGGCATCGCGGTGGTCCTGCTCAGCCTCGGGTAATCGGTCCTGCCAAACCTCGACCTCAAGAGTCCGCTCGGCCTGTCTCGTCTCGTCTCGTCTCGGAAGCCGACCATGGCCCGTGGCGAAGTCGGGCTGCGCAGGAATGGAGTCGGCCCTGGGATCACACGGTCCTAAGGTCGATTCCATGAACCAGACCAGCACGGGCATCGGCACGAACATCTACGTCAACCTGCCCATCCAGGACGTTGCGGCCGCGAGGACGTTCTGGACCTCGGTGGGAGTGCGCATCTCAGAGGACTACTCCGATGAGAACGCGCTCTCGCTCTCCTTCAGCCCGCATGTGACCGTGATGCTGCTGACCCGGGACTTCTACGCCAGCTTCCTCGACGGCAAGCCGGTGGCGGACACCCAGGCCGCCAACGGCGCGATCATCGCCCTGGACGCAGCGGCCCAAGAGAACGTGGACCCCTTCGTGGACGCCGCCCTGGCCGCCGGGGCCACCGAGGTCCCGCCCAGTGACCCGAACCCCGCGCAGGAGATGGTGGATGCCGGCCTGATGTACGGGCGGACCTTCACGGACCCGGACGGCCACCAGTGGGAGATCCTCTGGATGTCCTCGGAGATGCCCGCCGGCTGAACAGCCGCTCGGGCCACGCCGGATTCGGAGCACATGACATGATGACAGCAACCGAGGCCCGCCACCACACTAGGTTCGTGAAAGACCAGCGTGGAGAGCACGAGGCCGCGGCGCAGCGGGCCGCCCGGTTCATTGCGGACCACGCCACCGAATCCATCACGGTCGCGGACATGGCCGATGCCGCCGGCTACAGCCAGTTCCACTTCACCCGGATGTTCGCCCAGCGGTTGCGTGTCACCCCCAACCGCTTCCTCGCCGGAGTCCGGTTCCACCGGGCCAAGGAACTGCTCCTGACGGAGGACCACTCCGTGGTGGACATCTGCCACGAGGTGGGATTCTCCTCCCCTGGTACGTTCACCCGCCGCTTCCGTGATGCCGTCGGCGTGGCCCCCTCCGAGCTGCGCCGCCTCGCGGACACCCTCACCACCACCACGTTGGCCCCTTTCGCCGTGCTCCCGCCCGGCGTCACGGAGGCCGACCTGACCGCAGGGGTCCCGAATCCCGCCACCGGTCAGCTCGGGACTGTCCACGGCACCGTCCGCCTGCCGCCTCACCTGCGCGGCGGTCCCGGACTGGAGGCCTTGGTCTGGATCGGCTTCTACCCGGCTCCGTCCCCTGCCGGCCTGCCGGTGACCGGCGTCCTCCGCCTCGGCGAGGGCTCCTTCCGGTTGCCCCTGGTCGCCTCCGCACCGTGGCTGCTGGCCACGGCCGTGCCGGCCACCGCGGAACCGATGGAGCACCTGGCCAACCCGCGCCCCGCCGTCGGCGTCCATCCCCAACCGCTCACGGCCTCGGCCACCGTGGCGCTGAGCCTGGACTTCGCGGCCCCGTGGCAGTTCCCGATGCTCAGCGCGCTGCCGTCGATGATGCCCCGGTACCGCCCACCGGTCTGATCCATCCGAACCCGGCGTGGCCAACCGACCCCGCCACCCTGCGCCGACACCCTGCGCTGACACCAGGAGACCGCCATGACCGAGAACACCAGCCCCGCCGCCAGGACCACTCACACCCCCATCACCGCCGGGTCACCCGTCTGGGTGGACCTCGGTGTCCCGGACCTCGGCGCCGTCCAGGGCTTCTATCAGTCACTGTTCGGCTGGGAGTTCGAGGACATGGGCCCTGACTTCGCCAACTATCACATGATCACCCGCCACGGTGCGTCCGTGGGCGGCGCCATGTCCCAGATGGAGTCCGACGCCGATCAGCCCGCCGCGTGGACCGTCTACCTCAAGAGCGACGACATCGAGAAGTCCCTGACGGATACCGCCGCGGCAGGCGGCGACGTGATCGTCCCCGCCATGCCGATGCCCGGGCTCGGTTCGATGGGCGTGGTGATCACCCCCGGCGGGGAGGGTATGGGTATCTGGCAGGCGGACGGCTTCGAGGGGTTCGTCCTGGACGGCACCGTCGGCGCCCCGGTCTGGTTCGAGGTCATGAGCTTCGACTATGACGCCGATGCCGAGTACTACCGGACGGTCTGGGGATGGGAGCCGACCCTCCTCGGCGAGAACGGCGAAGAGGCCGGCGCGGACGCCGGTGCCGATCCTAGCGAGCAGTCGGGCGAGGCCGAGGAGGGTGGCGAGGGCGGACGCTACGCCAACAACCACCCGGGAGAGGCCGCAACGGCCGGGCTGTGCGATGCCCCACGCGACTGGTTCCCCGAGGGCACCGACTCCTACTGGCGCCCATACTTCATCGTCGAGAACGCCGATGCCGCCGCGGACCTGGTCCGGGCGCAGGGCGGAATCGTGCTGGACGGCCCGATGGACACGCCCTTCGGACGTCTGGCCACCGTGGCCGATCCCGCCGGGGCCACATTCCAGATCTCGGAGCTACCCGCCGGGTAGCGGACTCACGTGGTGGGGGTGTTCGGGAGTGTGTCCGGCGCGTCCGCCGCGATCTGCCGCAGCCGCTCGGTGTAACCGTCCCACCAGTCCTCCGGGGCACCGTCTTCCTCGCCGGGGAGGTTGGAGTTGCCGGGGGCCAGGCCCGCGGCGCCGTCGAGCAGTTCCCGCAGGATGTCCACGTGCCCCAGGTGCCGCTGGTACTCGGCCACCATGTGTACTAGCAGCCGGCCGAGCGTCACCGTCCCGTTCCTCCACCACGGCACGGTCCCGACGGCGGCCAGGTCCAGCCCGTCGATCGCCGCATCAGACGCTGCGGCGCAGCGGTCCGCGAGCGCGAAGACCCACTCCACCGATTCCTCGGCGGTGGCATACATGTCCGCATTGGGCTCGGAATCGTCCTCGAACCACGGCATCTCGATCCCCGAGGGCCGGCCGAAGCAGCCGGTGAAGTACTCGACCTCCACCGAGGAGACGTGCTTGAAGATCCCCAGCAGGTTCGAACCGGTAGGGGTCATGGGGGTGCGGAGCTGCCGCTCCGTGAGCCCTTCCAGCTTCCAGCGCAGGTCACGCCGGGCGGTCCTCAGGTAGTGGTGGAGGACGGCCTTCACGCTGCCGTCCTCCGCGGAGCCGCTGGGCGGGCGGGCGTCGATCGGGGTGGCGTCGGTCGGGGTGGCGGCAGGTTCGCTGGGCATGCCGGCCATGGTGGCATCCCCACGGGGCCGGCCACTATCCCCGGTGAGCGGTGCGTGTGGCGTGCGCCAGGACGGCATGACGCCGGATGAATCCGCCGGGGGCGGCTCAACTACGATTGACGTGTCAAGCTCGAGTGAAGGTGCATATCCCTATGGCCGAAGACCGGCTGTCCCCCGTTTC comes from Citricoccus muralis and encodes:
- a CDS encoding ABC transporter ATP-binding protein, with amino-acid sequence MDTSTDVIASTTPTSSGTPSTAISARGLVKTYGKGEAVVHALAGVDVDFAEGRFTAIMGPSGSGKSTLMHCLAGLDTADSGSIVLGGQEITGLNDTELTRLRRDRIGFVFQAFNLVPTLTAEQNIVLPLDLAGKPVDQAWMADVVGILGLTDRLKHKPHQLSGGQQQRVAVARALLTRPDVVFGDEPTGNLDSATGAEVLSLLRRSSREMGQTIIMVTHDPAAAAYADRVVLLADGQLAGEITDPTPDNVLASLAKLGVA
- a CDS encoding ABC transporter permease, with protein sequence MLKLALSQLRDQPRRYISVLLAITIGVTFLASALLVGSSSTASLRNSIGATYSKADLVVGPSSGSGDTFGAMTSMAEVAGTSSEPGPLQDVEDVKDAYAHVVTTVGVQRPADAQGEGTWSPDSDFALASTVPEDTSLVAEPLTAGEYPAAGSTTEIALDERTAENFGLDVGSSTFLMSGMSADAAGRKVTVSGLTEVSQDPNAIGAIQLKVDDALAEALKLDAAQAMTTSAGAAAGEEAVDLDEVLGQDYAEYVLISLEEGADLAAVQTALQEFAETEGMEVTVATPDVQAQEQVAQMTGSNVFVWVLGAFAVIALLVTALVISNTFSVLVAQRSRDLALQRALGASRRQVRGSVLVEAGVIGILGAIIGSALASGIVAALVLWGSTNEGFGFLTFEANLRDLIACVAVGMVMTIIASMSAALAATRVSPLEAMRPREDAAVGNRAGVLRLVFGTLFLAAGVAGLVWGAAEADLAIAVAGGALSFVGVLMLAVLFVPAVVSVAGLAARPAGVPGRMARLNATRNPGRTASTAAALLIGTTLVAMMLTGGRTAQQQMDTIFAAEFPVDLQVELMPGNGTESALDAASQSGDGSAAGPGEGSAAAGVAGLSAAEAQTARDDVAQVEGIDSAALLLPAGVTEPAAGDASASGGGSDSGTPVYAADPAELRSVVSGLPQGAGADRLGEPGTILMPNTVETDTVTVTGTSGSLELEVIQSASSAVRPVITLEDARSIGLADNAGSSAGQGAGDGAGAGNAAAAAVAVTAPQLWLNASDTVSMDGLQELNTGIAQAAGVSQDKISGDLSIRLMFSVVIDGMLMVVTALLAVSVLIALIGVANTLSLSAIERSRENSLMRALGLTRRGLRGMLALEAVLISGVAALIGCALGTVYGGLGAHTVFGPMAAGIGQSIVWPVVPWWELAVIVGVSVLAGLLASVAPSQRAAKLAPVQGLALA
- a CDS encoding GRP family sugar transporter, which codes for MMGPMLALASAVVYGLVDYAGGILSRRLHYAFVAWVGQVGGLLFALLAAMAVPSEHVGLIDLGFGALSGVGSAVTMLYLNRALARGDMSVVLPISAVTGVALSVLCGVWFLAEQPTPAAWVGIAMMLPALWLVSSGRRGLHGSSAIRDGLIASVGVAVQYIGLGLATDGSGLWAVVAGRAAAVLVLAPVFATARNAWPVSRTDIAKALAIGAGAALGLALYLLATRQQLLAIAVALASLYPVIPVLLGVFVLHEHVTHRRVIGLVAAGIAVVLLSLG
- a CDS encoding VOC family protein, whose product is MNQTSTGIGTNIYVNLPIQDVAAARTFWTSVGVRISEDYSDENALSLSFSPHVTVMLLTRDFYASFLDGKPVADTQAANGAIIALDAAAQENVDPFVDAALAAGATEVPPSDPNPAQEMVDAGLMYGRTFTDPDGHQWEILWMSSEMPAG
- a CDS encoding helix-turn-helix transcriptional regulator, encoding MKDQRGEHEAAAQRAARFIADHATESITVADMADAAGYSQFHFTRMFAQRLRVTPNRFLAGVRFHRAKELLLTEDHSVVDICHEVGFSSPGTFTRRFRDAVGVAPSELRRLADTLTTTTLAPFAVLPPGVTEADLTAGVPNPATGQLGTVHGTVRLPPHLRGGPGLEALVWIGFYPAPSPAGLPVTGVLRLGEGSFRLPLVASAPWLLATAVPATAEPMEHLANPRPAVGVHPQPLTASATVALSLDFAAPWQFPMLSALPSMMPRYRPPV
- a CDS encoding VOC family protein, with product MTENTSPAARTTHTPITAGSPVWVDLGVPDLGAVQGFYQSLFGWEFEDMGPDFANYHMITRHGASVGGAMSQMESDADQPAAWTVYLKSDDIEKSLTDTAAAGGDVIVPAMPMPGLGSMGVVITPGGEGMGIWQADGFEGFVLDGTVGAPVWFEVMSFDYDADAEYYRTVWGWEPTLLGENGEEAGADAGADPSEQSGEAEEGGEGGRYANNHPGEAATAGLCDAPRDWFPEGTDSYWRPYFIVENADAAADLVRAQGGIVLDGPMDTPFGRLATVADPAGATFQISELPAG
- a CDS encoding DinB family protein, yielding MPSEPAATPTDATPIDARPPSGSAEDGSVKAVLHHYLRTARRDLRWKLEGLTERQLRTPMTPTGSNLLGIFKHVSSVEVEYFTGCFGRPSGIEMPWFEDDSEPNADMYATAEESVEWVFALADRCAAASDAAIDGLDLAAVGTVPWWRNGTVTLGRLLVHMVAEYQRHLGHVDILRELLDGAAGLAPGNSNLPGEEDGAPEDWWDGYTERLRQIAADAPDTLPNTPTT